The following coding sequences are from one Gossypium raimondii isolate GPD5lz chromosome 4, ASM2569854v1, whole genome shotgun sequence window:
- the LOC128040449 gene encoding uncharacterized protein LOC128040449, whose product MRVQDNKITFNILKAMKFPDPVESRTNKRQEEQLIEVLKKFKTVIGWTIANIKGIIPSICMHKIILEESEKVIIDEQSRINPIMKEIVRKEVIQWLDTEIIYPISDSSWVVMDDFFVFGDSCDICLSNLAKGRYCPRSQNVQNKDRSSQSKVDVIKKLPPPVTVKGIRSFLGHVGFHLRFIKDFSKISKPVCTLLEKDTIFDFNKACLETFKKLKNCATSVSIIVAPNWNSSFELMCDARDFALGTMMGQKRNKVQRKFVAESEITELLYHYHSSPSERHFRGSHIAAKILQVGFFWPTLFKDAYAYVKNYDRCQRTRSISRRNDMPLTNIHEVELFDVRGINFLGLFPLSYGNSNILVVMDYVSKWVEAEAYPTNDANVVTRFLHKHVFTRFGTPRAIISDECSHFVNKWLKWLFDKYDVKHKLVTAYHPQTNSLVELANHEIKGILENVVRPNRKDWSQKLDDALWAYRAAYKTLLGMTLYWLVFGKAYYLPLELESRAH is encoded by the exons ATGAGAGTTCAAGATAACAAGATAACCTTTAATATTCTCAAAGCCATGAAATTTCCTGACCCGGTGGAAAG TAGAACTAACAAACGCCAAGAAGAGCAACTGATCGAAGTTTTGAAGAAATTCAAAACGGTGATCGGTTGGACTATAGCTAATATCAAAGGGATCATCCCATCCATctgcatgcacaagattataCTAGAGGAGAGCGAAAAAGTTATAATCGATGAGCAAAGTAGGATTAATCCTATCATGAAGGAAATAGTGAGAAAGGAAGTAATACAATGGTTAGATACGGAGATTATTTACCCCATTTCAGATAGCTCATGG GTAGTCATGGATGATTTCTTCGTGTTTGGAGATTcttgtgatatatgcttgagtaatttggctaag GGAAGGTATTGTCCTAGGTCACAAAATGTCCAAAACAAGGATCGGAGTTCACAAAGCAAGGTGGATGTAATTAAGAAGCTGCCACCCCCAGTCACTGTCAAAGGAATTAGGAGTTTCTTGGGGCATGTCGGTTTCCACCtaagatttatcaaggacttctcaAAGATTTCCAAGCCCGTGTGTACTTTATTAGAGAAAGACACAATCTTTGACTTTAACAAGGCATGCTTGGAAACCTTCAAAAAGCTAAAAAACTGTGCAACCTCAGTATCAATAATTGTTGCACCAAATTGGAATTCTTCTTTTGAATTGATGTGCGATGCTAGAGATTTTGCATTGGGAACTATGATGGgccaaaaaagaaacaaa gtacaaAG GAAATTTGTAGCTGAAAGTGAAATAACCGAGCTCCTATATCACTACCACTCATCCCCAAGTGAAAGACATTTTAGAGGTTCCCACATTGCAGCCAAAATTTTGCAAGTAGGATTCTTCTGGCCAACTTTATTTAAAGATGCGTATGCCTATGTGAAGAATTATGATCGATGCCAGAGGACTAGAAGTATATCAAGAAGAAATGATATGCCCTTAACAAATATACatgaggtagaattatttgatgttagGGGCATTAACTTTTTAGGTCTATTTCCTTTGTCTTATGGTAATAGTAACATCTTGGTAGTTATGGATTATGTATccaaatgggtggaagctgaGGCATACCCAACAAATGATGCAAACGTAGTCAcgcgattcctacataagcatgtattTACAAGGTTTGGGACTCCTAGAGCTATAATTAGCGATGAATGTTCCCACTTTGTAAATAAATGGCTTAAATGGTTGTTTGACAAATATGACGTGAAACATAAATTGGTCACTGCCTATCATCCACAAACAAATAGTCTGGTTGAGCTTGCAAATCATGAAATCAAAGGAATCTTGGAAAATGTAGTACGTccaaatagaaaagattggtccCAGAAACTTGATGATGCTCTATGGGCCTACCGGGCAGCTTACAAGACACTGTTAGGAATGACTCTCTATTGGTTAGTCTTTGGAAAAGCCTATTATTTACCATTGGAATTGGAGAGTAGAGCTCACTAG